CCAGAACGGCTTTTGCTCGCCAGTCTTATCATCCCATGCATAAAAGTTCATACCTTCTGAAGTAGTACAGTAACTGAATTTATCCGACATCCCATTATCGTTAACATCTAGCCCCTGGGTGATATTTTTTTCAGTTGTTACGACTACAACACCGAGGTTTTCTTCCTTTAGATCCAGGCCACTGACAGATCTTACTTGGTAGAACACATAACCCTCAGCGAGATTAGCTTGCCCTCTATCCCCAATCAAAGGTGCGCAAGACTCTTCCGAAGCTTTGCCTCGGGCGATTACTTCCACATAATTTTGGTCGTTGGTTACTAAAAAGATATGGTTATCTGATTGTAACCCTTCATTAATAGCGACACAGCTACCATGATACCAAGCTAGTTTATATCCACTTTTACCTGCAGAGCGGTCATCCTGACACCCTGTCAAAAGCACCATTACTATAATAATTACGAATCTCAAACTCTATCTCCCGTTATATGACCAATGCGGCGCATCTGACTTAAGCTTTTTAACACCGTATGACTCGCCTAATTTATGCAACATGCTATTACCGTTAACATTTTGCATATATGCGATCGTCATTACTGTTCCGTCTTTTTTCTTAACTTTAAGGTTATTTTTCCAATTAATGGTCATATCAATGGCTTTTCCTTGGATATGATTGCTCGACAATGACGGAGGAAAAACACTCCTAGGTGGAACAGCTAAGCCAAAACCACGAACCATTTCTAATGCTCCAGCTTTGCTTTTAGCCGCATCGCCGTGATCCCAATCAATATCTACCCCAACCATACTTTTTGCATCTTGGGGTTTACACTTTCCTTGTGATATTTTCCATGACCAATGAAATAAGTAAGCTCTTTTGGGACTACGCTTGGTTGTTGATACTGTGACCGTTGCACCTGCATCCTTTAGCGCTTTTATGAATGCATTTATTTTTGGCTGGAATGTTGAATCTAAATCTGAAATTGAATTGCTATTGAGTGCGTTTGAGTTCGCCCAAGTGACCCAATATTTACCACTTTTCGTTGCCATGTGCTTCCCTTCACAAATTTTTTTATTTTATACGTTACATTCCCTTAACACTCAACCTTATATTTATCTTAAATTCATAAATGAGACATAATTCTCGACAAGACCTCACCCCAAACTGGCATAGGTTCCGTTTTGATTTAAGAACCAGCGGCTGAATCTATCTTGTGGTATCGGCTTGGAGATGAAGTATCCCTGAGCCATATCACAGTCGGTTTGTCTTAGGTAATCATAGACTTCCAATGTTTCTACCCCCTCGGCTATGGTCTTGACCCCCATTTTCTGGGCTAGGGTTACCGCAGCATCGACAATATACACGGCGCCTTTATCATGCGGTAGGCGTTTGATGAAAGACTGATCGATTTTAATCAGTGAAGCTGGCAGTCGATGCAAGTATTGCAACGAGGAGTAACCGGTACCAAAGTCATCAATCGAAATTGAGAAATTCGCTTCCGCTAGTTGCATGAGTGTATCTATTGCCTGCTCCATATCCACCACGAGCGCCCCTTCGGTGACTTCCAGCTCAATCCACTTCCCATCCACTTTATATTCTCTTAATAATCTCATTGCTATTTGTGGGAATTGAGGATGAAGCAAGTTTCGAGTGGAGATGTTCACTGAAATGGGGATTTCTACTCCCTGCATACTCCAGACTTTGTGCTGCTTAATCGCTTCTCTTAGTGCGAACTCGGTAATGGTTTGAATTAAGGTGCTTTGTTCAGCTCTAGCGATAAACGAACCCGGCGTCAACAAGCCTCGCCGCGGGTGTTGCCAGCGCAACAATGCTTCTGCGCTACAAATATCTCCAGTTCTCAAGTCGATTTTTGGCTGATAATAAAACAGTAACTGCTCATCATTAATGGCAGTTTGCAATTCTCCTAGTATCGAGATATTTGCTTCTTTTTGCGTTGCCATAGCAGGGTTAAATGCAGTCATGTCAACGGACTTTTCTTGAACTAAAGACAGTGCCGCCTCAGCGCGATGCAAATAAACCTCAGGAGCCTGTTCGACACGATTAAAACTGACATACCCAACACGAGTTTCAATATGTACCGAAATATCGTTATAAGTCACGGCTTCTTTGAGTAACACACTCAAGTTATCTAGAAACCGTTTGTTAGTGATATCGCCTTTGTCTAAAACCATAGCGACTTGCGCTGAATCCGTATGATAAATATCGTCACCACCATTTAGCGCTAGCCGACGGGCCATCTGACGCGTAGCATCATCAATCACGCCAAAGCCGAAAACAGATTTCAGTTCTAAAATATTGTCGATCGCAACAACCGCTAAAATGATCTCATCACCGGTTTTACTTCCTTTTTCCAAACGCTCCATATCCTTAAACAAGGCATGACGATTTGGCAGTTTGGTGGTTGGGTTGTAATTTGATAACCAATGTAAACGCTTGGTATATTTAATAACACAATCACTAGCAAACCCACTTAGCGAACCGATTAAGACAAAAAAGCCCATTCGATATAGCCAATTAGCTGTTTCCTGCATCTCACCACTCACGACGTCAATCGGCATAAAGGGACCAAGTATAATGCCAGCCATTATTGCCATGGCGATACCGCCCTTAGTGCCAAACACTAAGCTCGCGAGTAAAATCGGGATATACATGGAATGTGAATAGACATACTTAATGCCGCCGGTGAAGAACACCAGCAGATAGACAAGCGCGGCCAAAGTTATTATCAGTGGAATCATTAAACGGCGAATTATTATTTTGTGCCGTTCTACCCAGTCTAGGACTTTAGGGGCTTCCATAACCAACCTCCTAATGGCAACTGAGCAGCATCCTTCAGCTATGAGAAACACTGCTACTAATACCATACTAGATCCATGTTTCAGCCTTTACAACCCTTTGCGCTATAAAAACATGCTTATTTTCAAAGGGTTAATTATCACTCTCTATTCATATGTGTGGATTTTTTTACCGATTTAAGCGACTATTAGTCTCATGAATGATGAGCCTGAAACACAGTCCAACGCCACTCAGCTCCCTGATTTTTGTCAGGCAGCCACGGTATACCTGACAATTATTGCCAGTGTACTACTAGCATTATTGCTAAGCCTAGTTACTCCACAGTGGCATACCGGCTTTTGGTACAACCTGAGCTTACACTCGTTATTCGTGTTATGGGTCTCGCTCACCAGCTTAGGAACCTTGTGTTTTTTAAGGCATTACCTTCCGGCGAAAACGTTAAAAAAACTTTCCCTTAAACGCTTTTCGAGCTTGGCTATTGGGGTCATTTTATTGGTAACCCTGTGTTACAGCTTATTGATCAGCTTTTACTTGAGCCAAGAGCCATCGTTATGGTTTTTGCTGCGTAATATTATTATCGCCTTTATCGTTAGTGGCGTACTGTTCCGATATTTTTACCTAAAAGAAGAAAGCGTCCGTCGTATTCGCTCTGAAGCCGAAGCGAGAGTCCAAGCATTACAGTCGCGCATTCGTCCGCACTTTTTATTTAACAGCCTTAATACGCTGGCGAACCTAGCGGCGGTCGATCCGGAAAAGACGGAACACATGATTTTAGACATGGCCGATATTTTTCGAGCCAGCATGAAACGCTCAGATGTGTTAATTCCTTTTTCCGAAGAAAAGCAGCTCTGTCACCAATACCTCAGTCTTGAAACGCAAAGACTGGGGGATCGACTGCACGTTGAGTGGCAGGTCAATCATATTGCTGACAATCTTTTGGTTCCGCCTCTGCTACTTCAACCACTGCTTGAAAATGCGGTCTATCACGGTATTCAAAAACATCCCCAAGGCGGTACTATTCGCATTAAGGGAATCAGTTATCAAAAGCATATTCAGTTGGAAATCACCAACCCTTTGCCACCTTCAGATGCTATCGCACATAAAGGAAACTCGATGGCTTTAAACAATATTCGACAGAGATTAGAAGTGCTCTATGGTAATAAAGCGCAACTCTCGTATCATCAAGGACAGACCGAGTTTTACTGTATCTTAAAAATTCCAAAGCAACTGTAAGCGTACCGGGGAACGCCTAGTTATGTTAAAAACGATCATTGTTGATGACGAACAACCTGCTCGCCAACGTATTCATCGATTGCTTAAGACTTACTCTGAACTAACGGTTGTCGCCGAAGCGAGTAATGGCGAGGAAGCACTCTCATTGATCCAGCAGCACCACCCAGATTTGGTGTTTTTAGACATTTCCATGCCCGTCATGAATGGCGTCGAGTTAGCAAGAATTCTCAGCGATGACTTCCCTCAACTGAAAATTATTTTCACCACCGCCTACGATCAATACGCATTAGAAGCTTTTGATGTTAACGCCACTGATTACCTGTTAAAACCGATCCGTAAAGAACGCCTTGCTAAAGCTTTATCGAAGCTGATTAAACCTCAAGAGCAAGAAGACTTTATTACGGTTCGTGAGCGCGAGGTAGTGCGCAAAGTTTTACTGAAAAACATTCTGTTCTTACATTCGGATCAAAAATACGTCGAGATTCATCTGGCTGAAAAAACCCTACTCAGCAATGAGAGCCTAAAAGATCTGGAAACACGCTTCGCACAGCACTTCTTGCGCATTCACCGCTCGACCTTAATCAACCGCTTGCACTTCTATGGTATTGAACAAGACGATGGCCAATATGTCGCGCTGTTGCGCCATACCGATACCAAGCCAGTCATCAGTCGTCGCCATCAAACTGAAGTCCGTCAATTTTTACAATCTTCCGATGACTAACAGGCTGAAATTAGGCGAACTTGGCGTAATTTATGCTAAACTTGCACCAAATTTCGTAGCAATTATTGGTCTCATCTAACCGACCATTTTTTATGAGCATATCAACCATTCGTATCGCCACTCGACAGAGCCCACTGGCTCTTTGGCAAGCAGAATATATCCAGCAACGACTACAATCCATTCATTCTGGGCTGAGCGTAGAGTTAGTGCCAATGACCACCAAGGGCGACAAAATTTTGGGTACTCCCTTAAGTAAAATCGGTGGTAAAGGCTTGTTCGTAAAAGAATTAGAGCAGGCCATGCTGGAGGATCGGGCTGATATCGCTGTTCACTCAATGAAAGATGTGCCTTATCGCTTTCCAGAAGGCTTAGAACTGAAGGTCATTTGTGAGCGCGAAGATCCTAGCGATGCTTTTGTCTCAAATAACTATCATACCTTAGAAGATCTGCCGGTTGGCGCCACTATCGGTACTTCAAGCTTACGCCGAAAAATGCAAATATTGGCGTTGCGCCCCGATCTTCACATTACCGATTTACGCGGTAACGTCGGCACACGCTTATCTAAGTTGGATATGGGTCAATACGATGCCATCATCCTTGCTTCAGCGGGACTTATCCGATTGAAACTGGCTGATCGTATTGCCAGTCGTTTTGAACCCGAGCAATTACTGCCCGCTCCTGGACAAGGAGCTGTCGGTATTGAAGCTCGAACCAACAGCCCTGAACTTGATCAACTGCTGGCGCCTTTGCAGGATGATGAAACCGCTTTTCGAGTTAAAGCTGAGCGTATCATCACGCAAACCCTTCAAGCCAGCTGCTCCGTTCCGATTGCGGCTTTTTCTACGGTTAATGATGGCCACTTGTCGTTGCGGGCTTTAGTCGGCGGAATCGATAACCAGATGATTGAAGCGACCGCTGATGGCGCGCTTACCGATGCTGAGGCTATTGGTCAAACGGTTGCTGATTCATTACTCGCTCAAGGCGCTAAAGAGATGATCGCAGCCTTGGGTACTGACGCGTAACCCTGGTTTTCTGGTGGTGAGTACTCAGCTGAAAATTGTTGTCACTCGCCCCTCACCCTTTGGTGAGGCGTTGTGCAGTGAATTAGAGCCTGAGAATTTTTTCTGTATTCACTGTCCCTTAATTGATTTCCAGCCTGACAGCAGTTACGACAAAGACCAACGGCTGATACTTCTAAAGCAGTCTCAAACTTGGATTTTTATCAGCCGCCAAGCGGTTAACTTTTGCTTCGAGGTCTTTTCTGAAGCAGAGCAAGCATCCCTACATCAACTCAGTGCCGACAAAAAGATTATTGCCGTTGGTTCAGCGACCGCTGATGCCCTTGCTCAACTTGGTATCGAGGCCATGGTTCCTACGACACCGAACAGTGAAGGCATAATTGCCCTCTTAGGTCAGCATCAACTTGCAACACAAGCCACCCTTTTAATTCGCGGCAATCAAGGCAGAGCGTTATTACAAGAGTATTTCTCGGAAGGACATTTATCCATTCTTCCTGTGTATCAGCGTCATACCACTCAACACCGGCTTCAACCTGTCGATCAAGCCACCGCAATCGTCGTTACTAGCGGCCAGCTCATGGAGTTAGTCGCACAGCAGATCACTGAGCAACAACAACGCCGAGATGTCACTATCATTAGTGGCAGTCAAAGAATCAGCCAAATCGCACAACAATTTGGCTTTACAAATTGTTATACTGCAGAAAATGCTTCAAATACTGCCTTAGTAAAAAGCTGTATTTTATGGCGAAATAGCGTAACTTAACGTCATGATGTAGAACAAAGCGTTGGTTCATCCATAACCATGAATTCATAACTAGAGAAAGCACCGATGAGCAATAAGGACAACCAGACAGAATCACAAGAGCCTCGTCTAGAGGAGCAATCTCAACCATCGACTGATACCACTCAGGACCATCAAAAAACGTCAGAGGCCGATCAAGCGGCAGCAGATTCTGCGTTTGATGAGCCAGAGAAGGGCTCCGATCAGGCTGCCGATAAGCCTCCCAAAAAACCACGGAGTAGTGGTAAATCAGGCACTGGGCCAATTAAGTGGTTTATATTCTTGATCCTGTTTGCCGCCATTGGTTACGCCGTTTATTTTGGCTGGCAAAAGTGGCAAGACTATCAAACTAATCTCAAAAAAGCTGATCGTATCGATCACATTGAGCAACAGCTTTCGCAACAGCAAAGCCGCATTCAATCAAGGTTCTCCGAGCAATCTCGACAACTGACGACACTGTCTACTGAATTGGAGCAAAGCCAGCGCTATATCAGCCAACTGCAAGACCAGTTACGCACTACGCAACGTAAATTTCAGGCTTTAAGCTCGGAAAAGCAACAAGACTGGCTGCTGAATGAAGCTGAATATCTGATTCGCGAAGCTTCTTACAAATTAAGCTTTACTGATGACGCCGCTTCCATTATTGCGTTATTACAAGCCGCCGACGCACAGCTTGCTGAATTTAATGATGGCTCATTAACGCGAATTCGCCAAGCCATCAGCGACGACATCAACGCGGTTCGAGCCAGTGGCAACCTCGATATCGAAGGCATTGCCATTTCGCTTGAGACCTTAAAAACCAATCTCAACCAGCTAGAGCTTGCCAGCATTCAGCTTGATAGTCAGTCGCACATAGAAGACGCGCCTAACAGTGACGAAGAAACTTCCCGTTGGCAGCATTTCAAAAATTCACTGTCGAATGCCGCAAGCAAATACTACACGGTTCATCATTTCGACGAGTCTGCCCAACCTTTTATCAGCCCGCAAAAAGATCGACTTTTACGCGAAAATATACTGCTTAATTTGCAAACAGCCCAGCTAGCGGCACTGCAGAGTAACCAGACTTTGTATCAGTCTAATCTGCTCAATGTTAAGCAGTGGGTTGAACAATACTTCAAACAACAGCCAGCGACGACACAGGCCTACTTGGAGCAAATTGATGAGCTGCTTGCACGCTCGGTTGAACTGGATCTGCCACAATCGTTGCAGTCTTACCAATTGATAAGCCAGCTGTCACAACAAAAAGTGAATCAATGGTTAGAATCGCAAGATAACTCAGAAGACACCACCAACGACGAGGAGCCATCATCATGAAATTGAAGTGGGTTATTCTTCTCGCGCTTTTTGGTGGCCTCGTCTTGGGCCCATTAATCAGCAATGTTCCTGGCTCAACCTATATTTTACTTGATCAGACAGCGATCGAATTTAAAAACAATTTTGCGCTAGGTCTGCTTTTATTATCACTCTTTGGGCTGTGGGTGCTATGGATTCTCGTGCGCTACCTTCTCAAAACCAGCAATATTACTGTCGGCTGGTTTGGCGATCGCAACTTGCGTAAAGCTCGCCAGCAGACCATCGACGGCATGATTGCGCTGGCTGAAGGTCATTGGAAAACAGCAGAAGATTTATTAATTAAGGGCGCTAAATTCCGAGACACCAAATTGATCAACTATCTCGCCGCCGCCCGCGCTGCACAAGAACAGGACGACGATAAAAGCCGCGACCAGTACCTGCAAGCAGCGGCCAAAGCACAACCCGATGCCCATATTGCGATTGGCTTAACGCAAGCTCAATTGCAGATCCAGCACCGCCAGTTTGAACAGGCATTAGCGACATTGACCCATCTTCGC
The DNA window shown above is from Kangiella marina and carries:
- a CDS encoding sensor histidine kinase; amino-acid sequence: MNDEPETQSNATQLPDFCQAATVYLTIIASVLLALLLSLVTPQWHTGFWYNLSLHSLFVLWVSLTSLGTLCFLRHYLPAKTLKKLSLKRFSSLAIGVILLVTLCYSLLISFYLSQEPSLWFLLRNIIIAFIVSGVLFRYFYLKEESVRRIRSEAEARVQALQSRIRPHFLFNSLNTLANLAAVDPEKTEHMILDMADIFRASMKRSDVLIPFSEEKQLCHQYLSLETQRLGDRLHVEWQVNHIADNLLVPPLLLQPLLENAVYHGIQKHPQGGTIRIKGISYQKHIQLEITNPLPPSDAIAHKGNSMALNNIRQRLEVLYGNKAQLSYHQGQTEFYCILKIPKQL
- a CDS encoding uroporphyrinogen-III synthase; amino-acid sequence: MVSTQLKIVVTRPSPFGEALCSELEPENFFCIHCPLIDFQPDSSYDKDQRLILLKQSQTWIFISRQAVNFCFEVFSEAEQASLHQLSADKKIIAVGSATADALAQLGIEAMVPTTPNSEGIIALLGQHQLATQATLLIRGNQGRALLQEYFSEGHLSILPVYQRHTTQHRLQPVDQATAIVVTSGQLMELVAQQITEQQQRRDVTIISGSQRISQIAQQFGFTNCYTAENASNTALVKSCILWRNSVT
- a CDS encoding LytTR family DNA-binding domain-containing protein, producing the protein MLKTIIVDDEQPARQRIHRLLKTYSELTVVAEASNGEEALSLIQQHHPDLVFLDISMPVMNGVELARILSDDFPQLKIIFTTAYDQYALEAFDVNATDYLLKPIRKERLAKALSKLIKPQEQEDFITVREREVVRKVLLKNILFLHSDQKYVEIHLAEKTLLSNESLKDLETRFAQHFLRIHRSTLINRLHFYGIEQDDGQYVALLRHTDTKPVISRRHQTEVRQFLQSSDD
- the hemC gene encoding hydroxymethylbilane synthase is translated as MSISTIRIATRQSPLALWQAEYIQQRLQSIHSGLSVELVPMTTKGDKILGTPLSKIGGKGLFVKELEQAMLEDRADIAVHSMKDVPYRFPEGLELKVICEREDPSDAFVSNNYHTLEDLPVGATIGTSSLRRKMQILALRPDLHITDLRGNVGTRLSKLDMGQYDAIILASAGLIRLKLADRIASRFEPEQLLPAPGQGAVGIEARTNSPELDQLLAPLQDDETAFRVKAERIITQTLQASCSVPIAAFSTVNDGHLSLRALVGGIDNQMIEATADGALTDAEAIGQTVADSLLAQGAKEMIAALGTDA
- a CDS encoding uroporphyrinogen-III C-methyltransferase → MSNKDNQTESQEPRLEEQSQPSTDTTQDHQKTSEADQAAADSAFDEPEKGSDQAADKPPKKPRSSGKSGTGPIKWFIFLILFAAIGYAVYFGWQKWQDYQTNLKKADRIDHIEQQLSQQQSRIQSRFSEQSRQLTTLSTELEQSQRYISQLQDQLRTTQRKFQALSSEKQQDWLLNEAEYLIREASYKLSFTDDAASIIALLQAADAQLAEFNDGSLTRIRQAISDDINAVRASGNLDIEGIAISLETLKTNLNQLELASIQLDSQSHIEDAPNSDEETSRWQHFKNSLSNAASKYYTVHHFDESAQPFISPQKDRLLRENILLNLQTAQLAALQSNQTLYQSNLLNVKQWVEQYFKQQPATTQAYLEQIDELLARSVELDLPQSLQSYQLISQLSQQKVNQWLESQDNSEDTTNDEEPSS
- a CDS encoding GGDEF domain-containing phosphodiesterase; the encoded protein is MEAPKVLDWVERHKIIIRRLMIPLIITLAALVYLLVFFTGGIKYVYSHSMYIPILLASLVFGTKGGIAMAIMAGIILGPFMPIDVVSGEMQETANWLYRMGFFVLIGSLSGFASDCVIKYTKRLHWLSNYNPTTKLPNRHALFKDMERLEKGSKTGDEIILAVVAIDNILELKSVFGFGVIDDATRQMARRLALNGGDDIYHTDSAQVAMVLDKGDITNKRFLDNLSVLLKEAVTYNDISVHIETRVGYVSFNRVEQAPEVYLHRAEAALSLVQEKSVDMTAFNPAMATQKEANISILGELQTAINDEQLLFYYQPKIDLRTGDICSAEALLRWQHPRRGLLTPGSFIARAEQSTLIQTITEFALREAIKQHKVWSMQGVEIPISVNISTRNLLHPQFPQIAMRLLREYKVDGKWIELEVTEGALVVDMEQAIDTLMQLAEANFSISIDDFGTGYSSLQYLHRLPASLIKIDQSFIKRLPHDKGAVYIVDAAVTLAQKMGVKTIAEGVETLEVYDYLRQTDCDMAQGYFISKPIPQDRFSRWFLNQNGTYASLG